The following are encoded in a window of Arthrobacter sp. NicSoilB4 genomic DNA:
- a CDS encoding MarR family transcriptional regulator gives MAVAPDTAAKLVHQIFDLQRAVRCVAALKLRGEDTGVALQGVLRFVGEGESRATRLADRLGVSAPVLSRHIAELEEQGYVVRRPDPLDGRAQLIALSASGVEKLRFIEDQRAATLLGFLQDWSEQDVEETTNTLQKLAESLRTSARATTAGSTTTTEIV, from the coding sequence ATGGCAGTCGCGCCGGACACCGCAGCCAAACTCGTCCACCAGATCTTCGACCTGCAACGCGCCGTCCGCTGCGTCGCCGCCCTGAAACTCCGCGGCGAGGACACCGGAGTGGCACTCCAGGGTGTCCTGCGTTTCGTGGGGGAGGGGGAATCCCGGGCCACCAGGCTCGCGGACCGGCTCGGAGTCAGCGCCCCCGTCCTCAGCCGGCACATTGCCGAACTGGAGGAGCAGGGCTACGTGGTCCGCCGGCCCGACCCCCTGGACGGACGGGCGCAGCTGATCGCGCTCTCCGCGTCAGGAGTCGAGAAACTCCGCTTCATCGAGGACCAGCGCGCCGCGACACTCCTTGGCTTCCTGCAGGACTGGAGCGAGCAGGACGTCGAAGAGACAACGAACACCCTCCAGAAACTTGCTGAGTCCCTCAGGACATCAGCCCGGGCAACGACGGCCGGATCCACCACCACGACCGAAATTGTTTGA
- a CDS encoding class F sortase: MPFRHSTARHSLARGATTAKHQTWNRGDLLILACGLAAFLVLAYLSGQGTPARSDLAASLPAAPALVAPASPSPGPLETAAVAPGKVAAGSAAQAAPAPPPALPLAAAPVRIVYPSAGFDVVVHSLDPSPAEIEAQTIVPPVSLDGYWVTNFGVPGAGSTNTTYIMGHSWEGRDAPFNRLSSAAAPGDIFEVTTAAGQIRYRVDSISTENKSSLKDNPIWQVVPNRVVIISCYTEDLFGKNVVIVASPFPEPGP; this comes from the coding sequence ATGCCCTTCCGCCACTCCACCGCCCGGCACTCCCTGGCCCGTGGCGCAACGACCGCGAAACACCAGACCTGGAACCGCGGCGATCTGCTGATCCTGGCCTGCGGACTGGCCGCTTTCCTGGTCTTGGCCTATCTGTCCGGGCAGGGAACGCCCGCCCGGTCCGATCTGGCAGCCAGCCTGCCGGCAGCACCGGCACTTGTGGCTCCGGCAAGCCCCAGTCCCGGCCCGCTGGAGACGGCCGCCGTCGCTCCGGGCAAGGTTGCGGCCGGCAGCGCAGCGCAAGCGGCGCCTGCACCGCCACCTGCGCTGCCCCTGGCGGCGGCACCCGTCCGCATCGTCTACCCGTCGGCAGGCTTCGACGTCGTGGTCCACTCCCTGGATCCAAGCCCAGCCGAAATCGAAGCCCAAACCATCGTGCCGCCCGTGTCCTTGGACGGTTACTGGGTCACAAACTTCGGCGTTCCCGGGGCGGGATCCACCAACACGACCTACATCATGGGCCACAGCTGGGAAGGCCGGGACGCACCGTTCAACCGGCTCAGTTCGGCCGCAGCCCCCGGGGACATCTTCGAAGTGACGACGGCCGCCGGACAGATCCGCTACCGGGTTGACTCCATCTCCACCGAAAATAAGTCCTCACTCAAGGACAATCCGATCTGGCAGGTCGTTCCCAACCGCGTCGTCATCATCAGTTGCTACACGGAAGACCTGTTCGGGAAAAACGTTGTGATCGTGGCCTCTCCGTTCCCCGAACCCGGGCCATAA
- a CDS encoding MFS transporter, whose amino-acid sequence MAAITEQPPAPPAVMTHRQIMEALTGLLAAFFTAIISSTIVANALPTIMSELHGTQTDFAWVITAALLANAATTPIWGKLADLFNKKLLVQLSIVIFVAGSVMAGLSETIPLLLTARVIQGIAMGGLTALAMAIIGSIIPPRDRGKYSGYMGAVMAVGTAGGPLLGGFIVDSPLGWRWTFFVCVPLAVIALILLQVTLKLPHVRRPAKIDWLGSILLTSGVSLLLIWVSFAGNPDYYDWLSWQSAAMVGGGVVLLALLVLVESRVPQPIIPLKIISQRTTALAILASIAVGVGMFGSSAFLGQYFQVARGASPTEAGLLTLPMIAGNLIGSVVSGQLISRTGKWKRYLLAGAILLIAGLGLTGTIDHTTELWQTGVYTAILGLGLGLLMQNLVLAVQNTVRASDIGTASASVAFFRSVGGAIGVSVLGAVMANRVKELATEGLAAAGITVSGGAGASMDLKDMPEPVREIMRAAYGDATAQIFMISAVIGLVALVAILFIKEQPLRRTVDIVSPSAKGDDGIDDGGPAPSAATAVESAAPAAASSASPLAGTGIVDLDREFIDVLGRQRESQRRGN is encoded by the coding sequence ATGGCAGCAATCACAGAACAGCCCCCCGCACCGCCGGCGGTGATGACCCACCGCCAGATCATGGAAGCCCTGACCGGCCTGCTGGCCGCATTCTTCACCGCGATCATCAGCAGCACGATCGTGGCGAACGCCCTGCCCACGATCATGTCCGAGCTGCACGGAACCCAGACTGACTTCGCCTGGGTCATCACCGCTGCCCTGCTGGCCAATGCCGCGACCACCCCAATCTGGGGCAAGCTGGCCGACCTCTTCAACAAGAAGCTCCTGGTCCAGCTCAGCATCGTGATCTTCGTGGCCGGGTCCGTCATGGCGGGCCTGTCGGAGACCATCCCGCTGCTGCTGACCGCCCGCGTCATCCAGGGCATCGCCATGGGCGGGCTCACCGCGCTGGCCATGGCCATCATCGGCTCCATCATCCCGCCCCGCGACCGCGGCAAGTACTCCGGCTACATGGGCGCCGTTATGGCTGTTGGCACTGCCGGGGGACCGCTGCTCGGCGGTTTCATCGTGGACAGCCCGCTGGGCTGGCGCTGGACGTTCTTCGTCTGCGTCCCGCTCGCCGTGATCGCCCTGATCCTGCTGCAGGTCACCCTGAAACTGCCGCACGTCAGGCGCCCCGCGAAGATCGACTGGCTCGGCTCCATCCTTCTGACCTCCGGCGTGAGCCTGCTGCTGATCTGGGTGTCCTTCGCCGGCAACCCGGACTACTACGACTGGTTGTCCTGGCAGAGCGCGGCCATGGTGGGTGGCGGCGTGGTCCTGCTGGCCCTGCTAGTCCTGGTGGAATCCAGGGTGCCGCAGCCCATCATTCCGCTGAAGATCATCTCGCAGCGCACCACCGCACTCGCCATCCTGGCCTCAATCGCCGTCGGCGTCGGGATGTTCGGTTCCTCCGCCTTCCTCGGCCAGTACTTCCAGGTGGCCCGCGGCGCATCACCCACCGAAGCCGGGCTCCTGACCCTCCCGATGATCGCCGGCAACCTGATCGGTTCCGTCGTCTCCGGGCAGCTGATCAGCCGGACCGGAAAATGGAAGCGGTACCTGCTCGCGGGCGCCATCCTCCTGATCGCTGGCCTGGGGCTGACCGGAACCATCGACCACACCACTGAGCTCTGGCAGACCGGTGTCTACACTGCGATCCTCGGCCTCGGCCTCGGCCTGCTGATGCAGAACCTCGTCCTGGCGGTGCAGAACACCGTGCGGGCCAGCGATATCGGAACCGCCAGCGCCTCGGTGGCGTTCTTCCGGTCGGTCGGCGGTGCCATCGGTGTCTCCGTATTGGGCGCCGTCATGGCCAACCGGGTGAAGGAACTCGCCACCGAGGGACTCGCCGCCGCGGGGATTACCGTCAGCGGCGGTGCCGGCGCCAGCATGGACCTCAAGGACATGCCGGAGCCCGTCCGGGAAATCATGCGGGCCGCCTACGGTGACGCCACCGCGCAGATCTTTATGATTTCCGCGGTCATCGGCCTGGTCGCACTGGTGGCGATTCTCTTCATCAAGGAACAGCCGCTGCGGCGCACCGTGGACATCGTCAGTCCCTCCGCCAAAGGCGATGACGGCATCGACGACGGCGGCCCGGCCCCGTCCGCCGCGACTGCGGTCGAGTCGGCGGCCCCCGCCGCGGCGTCATCCGCCAGCCCGCTGGCCGGGACCGGAATCGTCGACCTCGACCGGGAGTTCATTGACGTCCTCGGCCGGCAGCGGGAAAGCCAGCGCCGGGGCAACTGA
- a CDS encoding thiamine pyrophosphate-binding protein, with translation MTGVRNGGDLVVETLEALGAKTVFGIPGQHALGLFDAMGRGNLHFVSSRVENNSAFAADGYSRATGEVGVLFLSTGPGALTSLAGLQEAYATGVPMVVVASQIPLEGLGARRKGMLHQLDDQKASAANVTKSQRLIQHASGIPSAIQDAWTEAISSPQGPVWLEIPQNVLLDPIMVPPVEDALAEAADNPPRVELVREAVKWLSTAERPAIIAGGGTRRGRAEKSLLSIAEKLRAPVICTPGGNGAFPWSHELSLQAWIEDQHMTELLEDADVLIVIGSSLGEVTSNYFTFEPRGRIIQIDAEPRVLESNRPGLGIRADAGQALAALDAALTEPHGERADWHGTSPETLVKETLAKVKARLESQDLGKELKFMADIREAVPSAMQTFWDMTISAYWAWSCWDAREGQFHSAQGAGGLGFGFPAAIGGAVGLETTGTPGGASAGNARVLAVSGDGSAMYSISELATAKQHNVPVTWLIVDDGGYGILREYMVGAFGKATATELARPDFVKLAEAFGVPAVRVAPEDVGDALRAGFAADGPNVVVVETLLKMFAPTHLEA, from the coding sequence GTGACCGGCGTGCGCAACGGCGGCGACCTCGTCGTCGAGACACTCGAGGCGCTCGGCGCCAAAACCGTCTTCGGCATTCCGGGCCAGCACGCCCTGGGTCTCTTCGACGCCATGGGCCGCGGCAACCTGCACTTCGTCTCCTCCCGGGTGGAGAACAACTCGGCCTTCGCCGCGGACGGCTACTCCCGCGCCACCGGCGAGGTCGGCGTACTCTTCCTCTCCACCGGCCCCGGCGCACTGACCTCCCTGGCGGGGCTGCAGGAGGCCTACGCCACCGGCGTTCCCATGGTGGTCGTCGCGAGCCAGATCCCGCTGGAAGGACTCGGCGCACGCCGCAAGGGCATGCTGCACCAGCTCGATGACCAGAAGGCCTCGGCCGCCAACGTCACCAAGAGCCAGCGGCTGATCCAGCACGCCTCCGGCATTCCCTCCGCCATCCAGGACGCCTGGACCGAGGCGATCTCCTCGCCGCAGGGCCCCGTCTGGCTGGAAATCCCGCAGAACGTCCTGCTGGATCCCATCATGGTGCCCCCGGTGGAGGACGCCCTCGCCGAAGCCGCCGACAATCCGCCCCGCGTGGAACTCGTCCGCGAGGCAGTGAAATGGCTCTCGACGGCGGAACGTCCCGCCATCATCGCCGGAGGCGGCACCCGCCGCGGCCGGGCCGAGAAGTCGCTTCTCTCCATTGCGGAGAAGCTCCGCGCGCCGGTCATCTGCACCCCCGGCGGCAACGGCGCATTCCCGTGGAGCCACGAGCTCTCGCTGCAGGCCTGGATCGAGGACCAGCACATGACGGAGCTGCTCGAGGACGCCGACGTGCTGATCGTCATCGGCTCCTCCCTGGGCGAGGTCACCTCCAACTACTTCACCTTTGAGCCGCGCGGCCGGATCATCCAGATCGACGCCGAACCCCGCGTGCTGGAATCCAACCGCCCCGGCCTGGGTATCCGGGCCGACGCTGGCCAGGCACTCGCCGCGCTCGACGCCGCCCTGACGGAACCGCACGGAGAGCGCGCGGACTGGCACGGCACCTCACCGGAGACCCTGGTCAAGGAAACCCTGGCCAAAGTCAAGGCCCGGCTGGAATCCCAGGACCTCGGCAAGGAACTGAAGTTCATGGCTGACATCCGGGAAGCCGTTCCCTCCGCCATGCAGACGTTCTGGGACATGACCATCTCCGCCTACTGGGCCTGGAGCTGCTGGGACGCCCGCGAAGGCCAGTTCCACTCCGCCCAGGGCGCCGGCGGACTCGGTTTCGGCTTCCCCGCGGCGATCGGCGGCGCAGTCGGCTTGGAAACCACCGGCACGCCCGGCGGCGCATCTGCTGGAAATGCCCGCGTGCTCGCGGTGTCCGGTGACGGCTCGGCGATGTACTCCATCTCCGAACTGGCCACGGCCAAGCAGCACAACGTTCCGGTCACCTGGCTGATTGTCGACGACGGCGGCTACGGCATCCTGCGCGAATACATGGTCGGCGCGTTCGGCAAGGCCACCGCCACCGAGCTCGCCCGTCCCGACTTCGTCAAGCTGGCCGAGGCCTTCGGCGTCCCCGCAGTCCGGGTGGCCCCCGAGGATGTCGGGGACGCGCTCAGGGCGGGGTTCGCCGCCGACGGGCCGAACGTCGTCGTCGTCGAAACCCTGCTCAAGATGTTCGCCCCCACCCATTTGGAGGCCTGA